From one Bacteroides intestinalis DSM 17393 genomic stretch:
- a CDS encoding RelA/SpoT family protein yields MEENVSQKDKEKVEEEMIEQAFQQLLNDYLATKHRKRIEIITKAFNFANQAHKGIKRRSGEPYIMHPLAVAQIVCTEIGLGSTSICAALLHDVVEDTDYTVEDIENIFGPKIAQIVDGLTKISGGIFGDRASAQAENFKKLLLTMSDDIRVILIKIADRLHNMRTLGSMLPNKQFKIAGETLYIYAPLANRLGLYKIKTELENLSFRYEHPEEYQEIENKLAATATERDKVFKEFTAPIRAQMDKMGLKYRILARVKSIYSIWNKMQTKHVPFEEIYDLLAVRIIFEPRNADEELNDCFDIYVSISKIYKPHPDRLRDWVSHPKANGYQALHVTLMGNNGQWIEVQIRSERMNDVAEQGFAAHWKYKEGGGSEDEGELDKWLRTIKEILDDPQPDAIDFLDTIKLNLFASEIFVFTPKGEIKTMPQNSTALDFAFSLHTDIGSHCIGAKVNHKLVPLSHKLQSGDQVEVLTSKSQRVQPEWEVFATTARARAKIAAILRKEQRTNQKEGETLLNEFFKKEELRLDDMLVDKLVKAHNMKNRDELLIAIGNGKIVLGDLDKNALKEKQGTNWKKFLTFSFGSNKDSKEPVEEKIPQEKEKINTKQILKLTEENIQKNYIMAECCHPIPGDDVLGYIDENDRIIIHKRQCPVAARLKSSYGNRILATQWDTHKELSFLVNIYIKGIDAMGLLNEVTQVISRQLNVNIRKLSIETTDGIFEGNIQLYVHDVDDVKTISTNLKQIQNIKQVTRVEA; encoded by the coding sequence ATGGAAGAGAATGTGAGCCAGAAAGATAAAGAAAAAGTCGAAGAGGAAATGATTGAACAGGCTTTCCAGCAACTGTTAAACGACTATTTGGCAACCAAGCACCGTAAGCGTATTGAAATTATAACAAAGGCATTCAACTTTGCCAACCAGGCACATAAAGGTATCAAACGCCGCTCAGGCGAGCCCTACATTATGCATCCCCTGGCTGTGGCACAGATTGTTTGCACCGAAATAGGTCTGGGGTCTACATCCATTTGTGCAGCATTACTACACGATGTGGTAGAAGATACAGACTATACTGTAGAGGATATAGAGAATATATTCGGTCCGAAAATCGCCCAGATTGTAGATGGACTGACCAAAATATCCGGTGGTATCTTCGGTGACCGGGCTTCGGCACAGGCAGAGAACTTCAAAAAGTTGCTATTGACGATGTCCGATGATATACGTGTGATCCTTATCAAGATAGCGGACCGTCTGCATAATATGCGTACGCTGGGTTCCATGCTTCCCAACAAGCAATTCAAAATTGCAGGTGAAACTTTATATATATATGCTCCCCTCGCCAACCGCTTAGGACTTTATAAGATAAAGACCGAACTGGAAAACCTGAGTTTCAGGTACGAACACCCTGAGGAATATCAAGAAATAGAAAACAAGCTGGCAGCTACGGCTACCGAACGCGATAAAGTATTCAAAGAGTTCACTGCTCCGATACGCGCACAGATGGACAAAATGGGACTGAAGTATCGCATCCTGGCACGCGTCAAATCCATTTATTCCATATGGAACAAAATGCAGACCAAGCATGTACCATTCGAAGAAATCTATGACTTGCTTGCCGTACGTATTATTTTTGAACCACGTAACGCGGACGAAGAGTTAAATGACTGTTTCGATATCTACGTCTCTATTTCTAAAATATACAAGCCCCACCCCGATCGCTTGCGCGACTGGGTGAGCCACCCCAAAGCAAACGGCTATCAAGCTCTACACGTTACCCTCATGGGCAACAATGGACAGTGGATCGAAGTACAAATCCGTAGCGAGCGCATGAATGACGTAGCCGAACAGGGTTTTGCCGCACATTGGAAATACAAAGAAGGTGGTGGTAGCGAGGATGAGGGCGAGCTGGATAAATGGCTACGTACCATCAAGGAAATTCTTGATGATCCGCAGCCGGATGCCATTGATTTCCTCGACACTATCAAATTGAACCTGTTTGCATCGGAAATTTTTGTATTCACCCCTAAAGGTGAAATCAAGACCATGCCACAGAACTCTACCGCACTGGATTTTGCATTTTCCCTGCATACAGATATAGGTAGCCATTGTATCGGCGCAAAAGTAAACCATAAACTTGTACCACTCAGCCATAAATTGCAAAGTGGTGACCAGGTGGAAGTTCTGACATCCAAATCACAACGGGTACAGCCGGAATGGGAAGTATTTGCCACTACAGCCCGTGCCCGCGCAAAGATAGCTGCCATCCTGCGCAAAGAACAAAGAACAAACCAGAAAGAAGGTGAAACCCTTCTAAACGAATTCTTCAAAAAAGAAGAACTCCGATTGGATGACATGCTGGTTGACAAACTTGTGAAAGCTCATAACATGAAGAACAGGGATGAGCTGCTCATAGCTATCGGCAATGGAAAAATCGTCTTAGGTGATCTGGATAAAAATGCTTTAAAAGAAAAACAAGGAACCAACTGGAAGAAGTTCCTCACATTTTCATTCGGTAGCAATAAGGACAGCAAAGAACCTGTTGAAGAAAAGATACCGCAGGAAAAGGAGAAGATCAATACTAAGCAAATTCTGAAACTGACGGAAGAGAATATCCAAAAAAATTACATCATGGCAGAATGTTGTCACCCTATTCCGGGTGATGATGTATTGGGATATATCGACGAAAACGACCGGATTATTATCCATAAACGCCAGTGCCCTGTCGCTGCAAGACTGAAGAGCAGCTACGGCAACCGTATCCTTGCCACGCAATGGGATACACACAAAGAGCTATCTTTCCTGGTGAATATCTATATCAAAGGCATAGATGCCATGGGATTACTGAACGAAGTAACACAAGTCATCTCCCGCCAGTTGAACGTAAACATCCGTAAACTATCCATCGAAACAACGGACGGTATCTTTGAAGGAAACATCCAGCTATATGTACATGACGTGGATGATGTGAAGACTATCAGTACTAACTTGAAACAAATACAGAACATCAAACAAGTAACCAGAGTAGAAGCATAA
- a CDS encoding bactofilin family protein, with translation MFNSKKGIDDKVSNKLTTLSCQSLIKGDCSIDGDMRIDGIVEGNIQCTGKIVIGPEGRIHGNLSCTHACLHGTIIGDAYIKEELTLKANCVMQGNIYTSKLEIESQAKFNGTCNTNDTNNEIKLLEAVTE, from the coding sequence ATGTTTAATTCGAAAAAAGGAATTGACGACAAGGTAAGTAATAAATTAACTACACTTTCCTGTCAAAGTTTAATAAAAGGTGATTGTTCCATCGATGGAGATATGCGCATCGACGGAATCGTAGAAGGAAATATTCAATGTACGGGTAAAATTGTTATTGGTCCCGAAGGAAGAATACACGGAAATCTTTCTTGTACACATGCCTGTCTACATGGAACTATCATCGGTGATGCTTATATAAAGGAAGAACTCACCCTGAAAGCTAATTGCGTGATGCAAGGTAATATTTATACCAGTAAATTGGAGATAGAATCACAAGCTAAATTCAATGGAACCTGTAACACGAATGATACCAATAATGAGATAAAATTATTGGAAGCAGTTACTGAATAA